Proteins from a genomic interval of Rubinisphaera italica:
- a CDS encoding IS30 family transposase encodes MSHTHLTAEERDSIAHMHALGHSRIEIARELSRDPSTISRELRRNSDATGKYFAGKADRKARRRRQLCKLPWKLNHAPLKEFLLDKLSLKWSPEQIAGQLLRLHPREARMRISIETIYAWIKANKKQGGNIYRQLRQSRKKRRKRYGTGISRRCDPTKKPMDQRPVSARNRSRIGHWESDTIEGQKGTGYIVTHVERKTGYLVASYLPDKKASTLNAASVFAFEGLPSSLIRTLTTDNGSEFSGHRELEQALHCAIYFAPARQPWQRGQNENTNGLLRQYFLKGSDFRKLKAEDIQAAVMELNNRPRKKYQFKSPHELFEPKTRAFQN; translated from the coding sequence ATGTCACACACGCATCTTACTGCTGAGGAACGTGATTCCATAGCGCACATGCACGCCCTGGGACACTCTCGAATAGAAATTGCGCGCGAGTTATCCCGAGACCCCAGCACGATCTCCCGAGAACTGCGGCGGAATTCGGATGCGACCGGGAAGTATTTCGCCGGGAAAGCCGACCGCAAAGCGCGACGGCGTCGACAACTCTGCAAACTCCCCTGGAAACTCAACCACGCTCCGCTCAAAGAATTCCTGCTCGATAAGTTGTCTCTCAAGTGGTCGCCGGAACAGATTGCAGGTCAACTCTTGCGACTGCATCCTCGGGAGGCCAGAATGCGAATATCCATTGAGACGATTTACGCCTGGATCAAAGCAAACAAAAAGCAGGGCGGCAACATCTACAGGCAGCTGCGTCAATCGAGAAAGAAACGCCGCAAACGCTACGGCACAGGGATCTCCAGACGATGCGACCCGACCAAAAAGCCAATGGATCAGCGACCGGTTTCTGCACGCAATCGTTCGCGGATCGGGCACTGGGAATCGGATACCATCGAGGGTCAAAAGGGGACCGGCTACATTGTCACGCATGTCGAACGCAAGACCGGCTATCTTGTGGCGAGCTATCTGCCGGACAAGAAAGCATCGACGTTGAACGCGGCTTCGGTGTTTGCGTTTGAGGGGTTGCCATCGTCATTGATTCGAACTTTGACGACGGACAACGGGAGTGAGTTTTCGGGTCATCGAGAGTTGGAGCAAGCCCTGCATTGTGCGATCTATTTTGCTCCGGCTCGCCAGCCGTGGCAACGCGGCCAGAATGAGAACACCAACGGGCTTCTGCGGCAATACTTCCTGAAGGGGAGCGATTTCCGTAAACTGAAAGCCGAGGATATTCAAGCGGCTGTGATGGAGTTGAACAACCGGCCTCGCAAAAAGTACCAATTCAAATCACCACACGAACTGTTCGAACCCAAAACCCGTGCATTTCAAAATTGA